Genomic segment of Gopherus flavomarginatus isolate rGopFla2 chromosome 2, rGopFla2.mat.asm, whole genome shotgun sequence:
TAAGACAACAATCTCTCCTTGTCCTTTTCCCTACTGCTTGCAAGGTGCACAGTCCAGGGGGATTAGGAATTTGAAGACTGTTCTGGACAGATGATTTATAAAAGGACTGGTTTCTGGACTGCTTGACTCGCCTGAATGATTCAAGCTTGCCTTCTTCCCTGCAGCTGCGCTCAGGAATGTACCTGGAAGCAGCTGATCACAGCTTTGATttgttttgccttctgtttttatGTATATACAGGTTCAGCTTTTCTGTAGTGATAGTTCGTTGAGAATGAATACCTACTGGGCTGCTCCAGTAATCTCATAATGAGGAGACATTTCCTGTGCAGTTAAACCACCCGTATTCATAAAAGCTGACACGTCTTGGCTTTGCTGAAGGATATTGCCATCCTTTTTTGTCTTTGCTTTCCAGCAATGATGCTGTTCTTACTGAATGAATGTGAGTCGGTTTTTCATTTTAGCTTAATgaagtggggatgggagggaaaggATCAAGCCAGAAAAAGGTTTCCACATCCGCAGAGTATCTATCGGACCCTTTATACATATAATTcagcagggaggaaaaaaattccgtaacattaaaaaaaaaaaaaaagtaagttggAGCAGAGATCACAGTTAGGTTGTGAacttgtttgtttacttttgctAGAGGCGTTAAGAAGGTAAGTGCTAAACCAGGAAGTGAAAAACAAAGATCTGGAACAAAATCAAAAGCTTTTAGTCTGGAAGAGTTACATTTCTGAAGTAGCCCACAGAGAGCTACTACGCTGAAAGCCAGAGTGAGTGAGCTAAGAAAGTGAGCACCTTTAAAATGTCGTTTCCCCCATTTTCTTTACCTTCCTCCTCTTTTCTACTGCAGTAGCATCAAAAACTGAGTTCCCAGTTTAAATGACTGAATCTGAGATACAGTTAATCGTGTGATGCCCCATACAAGTTGAGAGTGAAGTTGGTCGGTGTGTGTCCGGAGGGAGTAAAGAACTAACAGAACATATTTTCCTTCCCTAGATTTAAgtttagattttattttccttGACGTATCACCGGGAACCTGCAGGGATAAAGCGTGTTCAGGCAAAGCCAGAAGGCCATGCTTAGTGTGTAGCTCTGGGTAGTAACAAATCCACCGGGTTTTTGTTCACAATTACCCCTAGGAAAACGTGCTCATTGACAAATGCGTGGTGCTTCCTGAAAACTGGACATGGGTTCGAAAAGAAAAGCAGAGTTACATTGGTTAGGCATAACCCCACCCTACAATAGGTGAAGCCAGGGTTGGGAAACGCTACAAGTTAAACACTTACTGTTACGATCTAATCCAGTGCGGCCGTAATGCCTGCCTCCGTTTCTGGCTTGGTTCAGCGTGCTGTTGCTGCTTGGGCTCGCTGGAACAGGTTTGACCACATGTGTATAAAGGATCTCTGTGGCATCATTCTTGAAAGCCAAGCAGCTTTTCATGAAGACGCAGGCTAGGAGAAAGCCGGAGAAGTGAATAGCAGGGAGAATCATGGTTGGTTCGGTTTCTGTCTGACGGCGCTGGGTGAATTCCTTTTCTTCAACTTCTTCCCTATAACTCTGAAATGCCTCTTGAAGGTTTCCTTTATATATCCACAGAGGCTTGGCACTCATGCAGGTGCAAAATTGTGGATTGATTCGGAATGAAAACATAGAGAAGGGGTGGGATCCCTACACGATCCCTCAAAGACATTTTACCAATCGAAAAGACGACTGCGGCAAAGGAGGAGTCTGCTTACACTAATTGCAGGATTCCTAGTTGGGGCTTTGAGGGTGTCAGGAAACTGTGAACTGTATGGCAGGAGGCAGACTTGAGGTAGAGACTGCAGGCTCTGTTCTGCCATTCCAAGGCCCCTGCATATCTGGGATTTTTGTGTGATGCGATTGAAACAAAGTGTAACTGGGTGTCTGCTGTCTTTTTCCTCTTATACAAAGTTGCTATTCCCTCTCCCACAATGTGCCTTTGGGAGAACGGGCCAGCTGTGTAAAGAatgaaaatattacagaaaatataCAAGTTACACACATTTTAGCTATTAAGAATAAGTCTTTACATTTTCCACAGTATATTTTTTGAAAAGTTCCCTCCAGATAGATTTAAATAATGCAGCTTTTATCAACATGGACCATTGCTAGAGAAACTACTTGTGTTAGGGGAGTATTGGCTTCTCTGAGTGCAGAGAGTTACAAGTACATAGTTCTGTGTCACTACAGGTAATAAGTTCCTCCAGGCTTCTCAGTACAATCATCCATAGTCATAGACCTGCATTATACTCATTCACCAGACTCACCTCATTTTGTTTAGCAGACTGTCTAGAAgagtaaaacatttttttaaatgtaaatgtattttccatataataataaattattacacAGAGGAAAGAATAATCCTTATTTCGACACATAACATTTTGCTTGTATCTTATACTTACTCAATATTTCATAAAATCCTGATCATAAAGCTATGGCCCAAACTCAACTGCCAGTATAAAGGTAATTCCTGTTTACATCGGTGGTGAATCTGGCATTCGTTATAAATAAAACTAGAGTTATTGGTATTTAAAACTTAGAATATTTTACTAGCAAACTTTTTCTAGAGGGAAATAACACAACAGCCCCACAGGAAGTCAGATCACAGAAATGGTAACACATTAGTGGTCAGATTCTTAACTCAAACTCAGAAACGGATTTACCATGAATcaccccaaaatgcaggacaaatctcaTCTGACAATTTGCCCCGGATTCCCAGCTggcggggcagcagggctcaggcaggctggctGTCTACATGCTGTGGCccgtggccccatgctgctccggGAAGCAACCCGTTCCCAGCAAGTCTCTGCGTGCCCCCTGGTGGGGGGGAgatggctctgcgcactgcctctgccccaggCAGCGCATGGCGATCCACTGCCCACCTCCCCTCTGGGGGGTGTGTGCGTCTCCACGTGctgtccccaccctgagcaccaactccgcagctcccattgactggaaactgcagcaaatgggagctgcaggggcggcgcctgTGGGCAAATGAGTATGGAGACCCCTTTAAAGACGTGGGTTAAAACCAAAGTAACTCACAAAGAAACGAGTTCATCTCATTCTCATTCCCAATGGACATTTGTCTACATCTCCCAGAtcttgatcctgcaccactgaaatcaatgggactttaccattgacttcaataatagGAGCAGGTCCAAAATCACCACTCACCTGACAGGCTATGCCTGAGAGACAGAGGAATAACTGGAGTGTTGCAAGCCAGAACTGAGgtgtattggcagagctgtgtgcaaGGAAGCTTGATTAATATCTGCTTGTATTATGACGAGACCCACCCAAACCTGGAATAACGGGAATGTTGCAAGATCTACTAGCAGACCTATGTGTGGAGAAACGTGGTTAGTACTTGGCTCTGTTATGACTAACCCCAATCAAGGTTATCAGTTTCTTGTTGTAATGAACATTAAATTCATCCGCAAAAATACAGACATCATTAAATCATCTTCCTCTCTAAAAAACAGTTATAAAGTAAAGGTTCctttaatgcaggggttctcaaactgggggtcgggacccctcagggggtcatgaggttattacatggggagtcatgagctgtcagcctccatcccaaaccccgctttgcctccagcatttataatggtgttaaatatataaaaaaaatctttaatttataaggaggggtcacactcagagatttgctatgtgaaaggggtcaccagtataaaagtttgagagccacggCTTTAAGGTATTCAAGAAAGTATGTGCATTATGAAATTAGTAATATTAGTCAAGGATTTTTCTGTATTTGTGGCAAACCAAAtatatgtttttttgtgttttataa
This window contains:
- the SOSTDC1 gene encoding sclerostin domain-containing protein 1 isoform X2, with translation MFSFRINPQFCTCMSAKPLWIYKGNLQEAFQSYREEVEEKEFTQRRQTETEPTMILPAIHFSGFLLACVFMKSCLAFKNDATEILYTHVVKPVPASPSSNSTLNQARNGGRHYGRTGLDRNNRVQVGCRELRSTKYISDGQCTSINPLKELVCADLTA